Proteins from a genomic interval of Aquabacterium sp. J223:
- a CDS encoding CHASE2 domain-containing protein: MAGAAHREPPRAALPRASALLPLALAVLVLFVGLAEWRPLVQLRHAVFDHYQRLHPRAESDDPPVVVVDLDDESLRRVGQWPWPRPQVAALTSALQAAGAAAIVFDVVFAEPDRTSPRAALSLWQPAPALAQRLAPALAALPDHDTLLADTLRRGRVVLGLALNSTPVPGAPPLQAPKAMVIARGDAPPDALLHALPRHEDAVGPLPALAAAAAGVGVLSFVPDDDGVVRRVPLVARYRDQVHPSLMAEALRVGLGARRLEVDLHGGSRPALRGVRIGDVALPTTPTGELWVHYAAPAPSTRLPAWAVLEGRIDRARLDGRIVLVGTSAQGLLDLRFSPQGGVIPGVDIHAQALEQALGEHPLQRPRWAAAAETGTAAAAALAAGGTALATGAAASALAALALVALLALLGWGAFVGPGWLLDPSLAVLAALAGAGLCSVLRHQHAERRQRWMRDAFSRYVSPNLVRHLAERPEALVLGGRRQQCTFVFTDLAGFTGQMERLDPAQAVNLLNHYLDRMVAIAFEHDGTLDRIVGDAVVVMFSAPVEQADHRERALRCALAMRRFADGYAAELTAQGQPFGRTRIGVHSGEVIVGNFGGRTMFDYRALGDPVNTAARIEGANKHLGTWICVSDATLAGCPGVLARPIGPVLLYGKRQPLLLHEPLDGPPDLDYLAAWTLLREGRRQEALRAFSALAAARPDDPLPALQRDRLAAGREAEPIRLGDK; this comes from the coding sequence GTGGCCGGCGCGGCCCACCGCGAGCCGCCGCGCGCCGCGCTGCCGCGGGCCAGCGCGCTGCTGCCGCTGGCGCTGGCCGTGCTCGTCCTCTTCGTCGGCCTGGCCGAGTGGCGCCCGCTGGTGCAGCTGCGCCATGCGGTGTTCGACCACTACCAGCGGCTGCACCCGAGGGCCGAGTCGGACGACCCGCCGGTGGTGGTGGTCGACCTCGACGACGAGAGCCTGCGCCGGGTCGGCCAGTGGCCCTGGCCGCGGCCGCAGGTGGCGGCGCTGACCTCGGCCCTGCAGGCCGCCGGCGCGGCCGCCATCGTCTTCGACGTCGTGTTCGCCGAGCCGGACCGCACCTCGCCGCGCGCGGCGCTGTCGCTGTGGCAGCCGGCGCCCGCGCTGGCGCAGCGGCTGGCACCGGCGCTGGCCGCGCTGCCCGACCACGACACGCTGCTGGCCGACACGCTGCGCCGTGGCCGGGTGGTGCTCGGCCTGGCCCTGAACAGCACCCCGGTGCCCGGTGCGCCACCGCTGCAGGCGCCCAAGGCCATGGTCATCGCCCGCGGCGACGCGCCGCCCGACGCGCTGCTGCACGCGCTGCCGCGGCACGAGGACGCCGTCGGGCCGCTGCCCGCGCTGGCCGCGGCGGCGGCCGGCGTCGGCGTGCTCAGCTTCGTGCCCGACGACGACGGCGTCGTGCGCCGGGTGCCGCTGGTCGCCCGCTACCGCGACCAGGTGCACCCGTCGCTGATGGCCGAGGCGCTGCGCGTTGGCCTCGGCGCGCGCCGGCTGGAGGTCGACCTGCACGGCGGCTCCCGCCCGGCGCTGCGCGGCGTGCGCATCGGCGACGTCGCGCTGCCCACCACCCCCACCGGCGAGCTCTGGGTCCACTACGCCGCCCCCGCCCCGTCGACCCGCCTGCCGGCCTGGGCGGTGCTCGAGGGCCGCATCGACCGCGCCCGGCTCGACGGCCGCATCGTGCTGGTCGGCACGTCGGCGCAGGGCCTGCTCGACCTGCGCTTCAGCCCGCAGGGTGGCGTCATCCCCGGCGTCGACATCCACGCCCAGGCGCTGGAGCAGGCGCTGGGCGAGCACCCGCTGCAGCGCCCGCGCTGGGCCGCCGCGGCCGAGACCGGCACCGCCGCGGCGGCCGCCCTGGCGGCCGGGGGCACCGCCCTGGCGACGGGAGCGGCGGCTTCGGCGCTGGCCGCGCTGGCGCTGGTGGCGTTGCTGGCCCTGCTCGGCTGGGGCGCCTTCGTCGGCCCGGGCTGGCTGCTCGACCCGTCGCTGGCCGTGCTGGCCGCCCTGGCCGGCGCCGGCCTGTGCAGCGTGCTGCGGCACCAGCATGCCGAACGCCGCCAGCGCTGGATGCGCGACGCCTTCTCGCGCTACGTCTCGCCGAACCTGGTCCGCCACCTGGCCGAACGGCCGGAGGCGCTGGTGCTCGGCGGGCGGCGCCAGCAATGCACCTTCGTCTTCACCGACCTCGCCGGGTTCACCGGCCAGATGGAGCGGCTGGACCCGGCGCAGGCGGTGAACCTGCTCAACCACTACCTCGACCGCATGGTCGCCATCGCCTTCGAACACGACGGCACGCTGGACCGCATCGTCGGCGACGCGGTGGTGGTGATGTTCTCCGCGCCGGTGGAGCAGGCCGACCACCGGGAACGTGCGCTGCGCTGCGCGCTGGCCATGCGCCGCTTCGCCGACGGCTACGCGGCCGAGCTGACCGCGCAGGGCCAGCCCTTCGGCCGCACCCGCATCGGCGTGCACTCGGGCGAGGTCATCGTCGGCAACTTCGGCGGCCGCACGATGTTCGACTACCGCGCGCTCGGCGACCCGGTGAACACCGCGGCGCGCATCGAGGGCGCCAACAAGCACCTCGGCACCTGGATCTGCGTGTCGGATGCCACGCTGGCCGGCTGCCCCGGCGTGCTGGCGCGGCCGATAGGTCCGGTGCTGCTGTACGGCAAGCGCCAGCCGCTGCTGCTGCACGAGCCGCTGGACGGCCCGCCCGACCTCGACTACCTGGCGGCCTGGACGCTGCTGCGCGAGGGCCGGCGCCAGGAGGCGCTGCGGGCTTTCAGCGCGCTGGCGGCCGCCCGCCCCGACGACCCGCTGCCGGCCCTGCAGCGCGACCGCCTGGCCGCCGGCCGCGAGGCCGAGCCGATCCGCCTCGGCGACAAGTGA
- a CDS encoding flagellar biosynthesis protein: MAFGALLLQDLARAFVALGRRVLVLDAGESAPEPHELAALDLAACVQPIDEQVGYLAARGLPLRHVDARGSCAGLLQAALAAAPQADVLLVHASAGELARLFTRQAVRPLLLASDHPASVTHAYGAMKLLHQRTGLATFDLLLEAAEHSPRRDAIADRVASCADRFLGAVLHDWAAIDPAAADDEPLPDALLRIARDQLAPSDDTFTMPVPAARLAAGPAAHRPQ, from the coding sequence GTGGCCTTCGGCGCGCTGCTGCTGCAGGACCTGGCGCGCGCCTTCGTCGCGCTCGGTCGCCGCGTGCTGGTGCTCGACGCCGGCGAGTCGGCGCCCGAGCCGCACGAGCTCGCGGCACTCGACCTGGCCGCCTGCGTGCAGCCGATCGACGAGCAGGTGGGCTACCTCGCCGCCCGCGGCCTGCCGCTGCGCCATGTCGACGCCCGCGGTTCCTGCGCCGGGTTGCTGCAGGCGGCGCTGGCCGCCGCACCGCAGGCGGACGTGCTGCTGGTGCACGCCAGCGCCGGCGAACTGGCGCGACTGTTCACCCGCCAGGCCGTGCGCCCGCTGCTGCTGGCCAGCGACCATCCGGCCAGCGTCACCCATGCCTACGGCGCGATGAAGCTGCTGCACCAGCGCACCGGCCTGGCCACCTTCGACCTGCTGCTGGAGGCCGCCGAGCATTCGCCGCGCCGCGACGCCATCGCCGACCGCGTGGCCAGCTGCGCCGACCGCTTCCTCGGCGCCGTGCTGCACGACTGGGCCGCCATCGACCCCGCCGCGGCCGACGACGAGCCGCTGCCCGATGCGCTGCTGCGCATCGCCCGCGACCAGCTGGCGCCGTCCGACGACACCTTCACGATGCCCGTGCCCGCCGCCCGCCTCGCCGCCGGCCCGGCCGCGCACCGCCCCCAATGA
- a CDS encoding ABC transporter permease encodes MAEPDTRGGRARWLAPTLAVALALLAWEGLLRWYAVPTYLVPGPWLVARTLAGQFGSLLPAWWFTLKITLGALALAVVGGIALAAVFALSRTVERSLYPFAVVLQVTPIVAIAPLILIFVESTTAALLLCAWIVAFFPILSGTVVGLRSADAGLKDLFTLYRASRWQRLTRLLLPSALPYFMAGLRVAGGLALIGAVVAEFTAGAAGQETGLASRILEAGFRTEIPRMFAALVLVSATGLLIHLGLGALSRALLARWHDSERE; translated from the coding sequence ATGGCTGAGCCCGACACCCGCGGCGGGCGCGCCCGCTGGCTGGCGCCCACGCTGGCCGTGGCGCTGGCGCTGCTGGCCTGGGAAGGGCTGCTGCGCTGGTACGCGGTGCCGACCTACCTGGTGCCCGGCCCCTGGCTGGTGGCGCGCACGCTGGCCGGGCAGTTCGGCTCGCTGCTGCCGGCCTGGTGGTTCACGCTGAAGATCACGCTGGGCGCGCTGGCGCTCGCGGTGGTGGGCGGCATCGCGCTGGCGGCGGTGTTCGCGCTGTCGCGCACGGTGGAGCGCAGCCTGTACCCCTTCGCGGTGGTGCTGCAGGTCACGCCCATCGTGGCCATCGCGCCGCTCATCCTCATCTTCGTCGAGTCCACCACCGCGGCGCTGCTGCTGTGCGCCTGGATCGTCGCCTTCTTCCCCATCCTGTCCGGCACGGTGGTCGGGCTGCGCAGCGCCGACGCCGGCCTGAAGGACCTGTTCACCCTCTACCGCGCCAGCCGCTGGCAGCGCCTGACCCGCCTGCTGCTGCCCTCGGCGCTGCCGTACTTCATGGCCGGCCTGCGCGTGGCCGGCGGGCTGGCGCTGATCGGCGCGGTGGTGGCCGAGTTCACCGCCGGCGCCGCCGGCCAGGAGACCGGCCTGGCCTCGCGCATCCTGGAAGCCGGCTTCCGCACCGAGATCCCCAGGATGTTCGCGGCGCTGGTGCTGGTGTCGGCGACCGGCCTGCTCATCCACCTCGGCCTGGGCGCCCTGAGCCGCGCCCTGCTGGCGCGCTGGCACGACAGCGAACGCGAGTGA
- a CDS encoding PilZ domain-containing protein, which yields MTTGASTPLPSVERRTAPRVPLSLHGLLQLDARSPVAVRVVDGCGDGLGLRHATPLPRDVLQGRVFVHVAGGRSARVIEAEVSLCHSDFTRREFETGVHIRSISLVHRRLLEALIGTAATTPAPSPAAGG from the coding sequence ATGACGACCGGCGCCTCCACCCCCCTCCCGTCCGTCGAACGCCGCACCGCGCCCCGGGTGCCGCTGTCCCTGCACGGCCTGCTGCAGCTGGATGCCCGCTCGCCGGTGGCGGTGCGGGTGGTCGACGGCTGCGGCGACGGGCTCGGCCTGCGCCATGCCACGCCCCTGCCGCGCGACGTGCTGCAGGGCCGGGTGTTCGTCCACGTCGCCGGCGGTCGCAGCGCTCGGGTGATCGAGGCCGAGGTCTCGCTGTGCCACAGCGACTTCACCCGCCGCGAGTTCGAGACCGGCGTGCACATCCGGTCGATCAGCCTCGTCCACCGACGGCTGCTGGAAGCCCTGATCGGCACCGCCGCCACCACGCCGGCACCGTCCCCCGCCGCCGGGGGCTGA
- a CDS encoding recombination-associated protein RdgC, whose product MFKNALVFSLAVADAAPTLATVEERLQSQRFAGCGPSEAQAMGWVPPRGEPHGPLLESVAGQWLLLLRHERKAVPAGVVREQLEARLDAVERETGRRPRGKRSKELKEEVVHALLPRAFPKTSSHWVWVSLDSGRVVVGAGSPARADALLSLLREALGTGLRIEPLQTQVSPGAAMAEWLTAREAPPGFTIDRDCELRQPDSEKATVRYARHTLDLDEVVAHIAEGKRPTQLAMTWDERVSFVLTEGLALKRIQLLDAALDGHDDDGGFDADAALVTGELSRLLPDLVLALGGEGLPPPAASPAPAASADRPPADAAQDLASVPF is encoded by the coding sequence ATGTTCAAGAACGCCCTTGTCTTCTCCCTGGCCGTGGCCGACGCCGCGCCCACGCTGGCCACCGTCGAGGAACGCCTGCAGTCGCAGCGCTTCGCCGGCTGCGGCCCTTCCGAGGCCCAGGCCATGGGCTGGGTGCCGCCGCGCGGCGAGCCGCACGGCCCGCTGCTGGAAAGCGTCGCCGGCCAGTGGCTGCTGCTGCTGCGCCACGAGCGCAAGGCGGTGCCCGCCGGCGTGGTGCGCGAGCAGCTCGAGGCCCGGCTCGACGCGGTCGAGCGCGAGACCGGCCGCCGGCCGCGCGGCAAGCGCAGCAAGGAGCTCAAGGAGGAGGTGGTGCACGCGCTGCTGCCGCGCGCCTTCCCGAAAACCTCCAGCCACTGGGTCTGGGTCAGCCTGGACAGCGGCCGGGTGGTGGTCGGCGCCGGCAGCCCGGCCCGCGCCGACGCGCTGCTGAGCCTGCTGCGCGAGGCGCTGGGCACCGGCCTGCGCATCGAGCCGCTGCAGACGCAGGTGTCGCCGGGCGCCGCGATGGCCGAATGGCTGACCGCCCGCGAGGCGCCGCCCGGCTTCACCATCGACCGCGACTGCGAACTGCGCCAGCCCGACAGCGAGAAGGCCACCGTGCGCTACGCCCGCCACACGCTGGACCTCGACGAGGTGGTGGCCCACATCGCCGAAGGCAAGCGGCCGACGCAGCTGGCGATGACCTGGGACGAGCGCGTCTCCTTCGTGCTCACCGAGGGGCTGGCGCTCAAGCGCATCCAGCTGCTCGACGCGGCGCTCGACGGCCACGACGACGATGGCGGCTTCGACGCCGACGCGGCGCTGGTCACCGGCGAGCTGTCGCGCCTGCTGCCCGACCTGGTGCTGGCGCTGGGTGGCGAAGGGCTGCCGCCACCGGCCGCGTCGCCGGCACCGGCCGCTTCGGCGGACCGGCCACCGGCCGACGCGGCGCAGGACCTGGCCTCCGTGCCGTTCTGA
- the flhF gene encoding flagellar biosynthesis protein FlhF: MNVKRFTGRTSRDALNLVRQAFGDEAVVLSTKPCADGVEVLAMAPDGLQQIERVAASAPVVNAPAAQPATAEEERHVAPPRRSAAAALKAVITRPRQPATEQPVETDVEQLAMSTLSFQDYVRERMLRRRRAEMAGVDDGRTAAESAFDARLEDRPALPRSRTERQEPRFDDAPLPTTARVEPRFEPATAAPVASAFDEFLDEQALLEADAAHAAPRRAETAAAPARRPVPPARPQPLRQPPVLRDEIAAAAQAAPVQPAPAVAPAAQAETRRDAAQMLHELRSMKGLIEERFGALAFMEKLQRHPAQARLTQKLLDDGFSPGLVRKLAESLPMDAPDEAAWAAGVLARNLVAGEQEPALEDQGGVYALIGSTGVGKTTSTAKLAAAFATKFGAANLGLITLDAYRVGAHEQLRAYGRILGVPVHTAHDRASLEDLLELLSAKRMVLIDTAGMAQRDSRTRELLDMLAHRSIQKVLVLNAAAQGETLEDVILAWGAAQCRGVVLSKLDEAVKLAPAVDALLRHKLKVLAVANGQRVPEDWHRLSAQALVHRALKAQPGAAWRMDASDVNLIFARHTGAHAAGARA; the protein is encoded by the coding sequence ATGAACGTCAAACGCTTTACCGGCCGCACCTCGCGCGACGCGCTGAACCTGGTGCGCCAGGCCTTCGGCGACGAGGCGGTGGTGCTGTCCACCAAGCCCTGCGCCGACGGCGTCGAGGTGCTGGCGATGGCGCCGGACGGCCTGCAGCAGATCGAACGCGTGGCCGCCAGCGCGCCGGTGGTGAACGCGCCCGCCGCCCAGCCCGCCACCGCCGAGGAGGAGCGCCACGTCGCCCCGCCGCGGCGCAGCGCCGCCGCCGCGCTGAAGGCCGTGATCACCCGGCCGCGCCAGCCGGCGACCGAGCAGCCGGTGGAGACCGACGTCGAGCAGCTGGCCATGAGCACGCTGTCGTTCCAGGACTATGTGCGCGAGCGCATGCTGCGCCGCCGCCGGGCCGAGATGGCCGGTGTCGACGACGGTCGCACCGCCGCCGAATCGGCCTTCGACGCGCGCCTGGAAGACCGGCCCGCGCTGCCCCGTTCGCGCACCGAGCGCCAGGAGCCGCGCTTCGACGACGCGCCGCTGCCGACCACCGCCCGCGTCGAGCCGCGCTTCGAGCCGGCCACGGCGGCGCCGGTGGCCAGCGCCTTCGACGAGTTCCTCGACGAGCAGGCCCTGCTCGAGGCCGACGCGGCGCACGCCGCGCCGCGCCGCGCCGAGACCGCCGCCGCCCCGGCGCGCCGGCCCGTGCCGCCCGCCCGGCCGCAGCCGTTGCGCCAGCCGCCGGTGCTGCGCGACGAGATCGCCGCCGCCGCGCAGGCCGCGCCCGTTCAACCGGCGCCCGCCGTGGCGCCCGCCGCGCAGGCCGAGACCCGCCGCGACGCGGCGCAGATGCTGCACGAGCTGCGCTCGATGAAGGGCCTGATCGAAGAGCGCTTCGGCGCCCTGGCCTTCATGGAGAAGCTGCAGCGCCATCCCGCGCAGGCCCGCCTGACGCAGAAGCTGCTCGACGACGGCTTCTCGCCCGGCCTGGTGCGCAAGCTGGCCGAGAGCCTGCCGATGGACGCGCCCGATGAGGCCGCCTGGGCCGCCGGCGTGCTGGCGCGCAACCTCGTCGCCGGCGAGCAGGAACCGGCGCTGGAGGACCAGGGCGGCGTCTACGCGCTGATCGGCTCCACCGGCGTCGGCAAGACCACCTCCACCGCCAAGCTGGCCGCGGCCTTCGCCACCAAGTTCGGCGCCGCCAACCTCGGCCTCATCACGCTGGACGCCTACCGCGTCGGCGCGCACGAGCAGCTGCGGGCCTACGGCCGCATCCTCGGCGTGCCGGTGCACACCGCGCACGACCGTGCCTCGCTGGAAGACCTGCTGGAACTGCTGTCGGCCAAGCGCATGGTGCTGATCGACACCGCCGGCATGGCCCAGCGCGACAGCCGCACCCGCGAGCTGCTCGACATGCTGGCCCACCGTTCGATCCAGAAGGTGCTGGTGCTCAACGCCGCCGCCCAGGGCGAGACGCTGGAAGACGTCATCCTGGCCTGGGGCGCGGCGCAGTGCCGCGGCGTGGTGCTGTCCAAGCTCGACGAGGCGGTGAAGCTGGCCCCGGCGGTCGACGCGCTGCTGCGCCACAAGCTGAAGGTGCTGGCGGTGGCCAACGGCCAGCGCGTGCCGGAGGACTGGCACCGCCTGTCGGCCCAGGCCCTGGTGCACCGCGCGCTGAAGGCCCAGCCGGGCGCCGCCTGGCGCATGGACGCCAGCGACGTCAACCTCATCTTCGCCCGCCACACCGGCGCCCACGCGGCCGGCGCGCGCGCCTGA
- a CDS encoding GGDEF domain-containing protein has translation MTSHPDAQSTTDEDVQRLRRIADSLPSFVGYYDPQQRLLFGNAAFRRHYGIGDAPLDGLTLREVLGDERHAASSARIARALAGECQRYQLHTRNNAGEPADLIIEDVPDIQDGRVVGVMVLITDITELRQAEAEREASDKRLRTIADNLPVLIGYVDRALKLGFCNATFHDWLGQAPQALVGRRIDDPALRPLFRDGGPARRALDGERVSYEDELPGESPRWHRTTLVPDRHGDDEVVGFFLLSTDETTQRIAQQQLAALASFDHLTGLPNRMRFEERLAEAMERTRRSGRPMALVFLDLDRFKQVNDTFGHAAGDELLRQLAQRLQAGVRQVDTVARLAGDEFVVILEGLHSAQEAGVVAGQLVGSMRVPFELDGVGALRATVSAGVSVYARGPMTAAQLLAQADRALYAVKADGRDGVRSAA, from the coding sequence GTGACGTCACACCCCGATGCGCAAAGCACCACCGACGAGGATGTGCAGCGGCTGCGGCGCATCGCCGACTCGCTGCCGTCCTTCGTCGGCTACTACGACCCCCAGCAGCGACTGCTGTTCGGCAACGCGGCGTTCCGCCGCCACTACGGCATCGGCGATGCCCCGCTCGACGGCCTGACGCTGCGCGAGGTGCTCGGCGACGAGCGCCATGCGGCCTCGTCGGCGCGCATCGCGCGTGCGCTCGCGGGCGAGTGCCAGCGCTACCAGCTGCACACCCGCAACAACGCCGGCGAGCCGGCCGACCTCATCATCGAGGACGTGCCCGACATCCAGGACGGCCGGGTGGTCGGCGTCATGGTGCTGATCACCGACATCACCGAGCTCAGGCAGGCCGAGGCCGAGCGCGAGGCCAGCGACAAGCGGCTGCGCACCATCGCCGACAACCTGCCGGTGCTGATCGGCTATGTCGACCGGGCGCTGAAGCTCGGCTTCTGCAACGCCACCTTCCACGACTGGCTGGGCCAGGCACCGCAGGCCCTGGTCGGCCGGCGCATCGACGACCCGGCGCTGCGGCCGCTGTTCCGCGACGGCGGCCCGGCGCGGCGCGCGCTGGACGGCGAGCGGGTCAGCTACGAGGACGAACTGCCCGGCGAGTCGCCGCGCTGGCACCGCACGACGCTGGTGCCCGACCGCCACGGCGACGACGAGGTCGTCGGCTTCTTCCTGCTCAGCACCGACGAGACCACGCAGCGCATCGCGCAGCAGCAGCTGGCGGCGCTGGCGAGCTTCGACCACCTGACCGGCCTGCCCAACCGCATGCGCTTCGAGGAGCGGCTGGCCGAGGCCATGGAGCGCACCCGTCGCAGCGGGCGGCCGATGGCGCTGGTCTTCCTCGACCTCGACCGCTTCAAGCAGGTCAACGACACCTTCGGCCATGCGGCGGGCGACGAGCTGTTGCGGCAACTGGCGCAGCGGCTGCAGGCCGGCGTGCGCCAGGTCGACACGGTGGCCCGGCTGGCCGGCGACGAGTTCGTCGTCATCCTCGAGGGCCTGCACTCGGCGCAGGAGGCGGGCGTCGTCGCCGGCCAGCTGGTCGGCAGCATGCGCGTGCCCTTCGAGCTGGACGGCGTCGGCGCGCTGCGCGCCACCGTCAGCGCCGGCGTGTCGGTCTACGCCCGCGGCCCGATGACCGCGGCCCAATTGCTGGCCCAGGCCGACCGCGCGCTGTACGCGGTCAAGGCCGACGGGCGGGACGGGGTGCGCAGCGCGGCCTGA
- a CDS encoding DUF6515 family protein — protein sequence MHAVLPSRPAALCAAHLVAPLALAAALLAALPAAARDGVRSWHGGSRGGPAAVRPGPPPAFVHRPGWGAGPGWGAPAWRPPAHYHRPWPVYGHRPWPGYGWVVPVLPVAAATVWIGGSPYHRWGGGWYAPLPGGGYQAVPAPPGVVEAVPPGPPDPRVTPRFGQSPVQAEVDIQDCNRLAALDAAAQADAQEFQRQVAACLDGRGYTVAPATAAPQAAAPAATAPVPPAAPSPAP from the coding sequence ATGCACGCCGTCCTGCCCTCACGCCCTGCCGCTCTGTGCGCGGCGCACCTGGTGGCGCCGCTGGCGCTGGCCGCCGCGCTGCTCGCCGCCCTGCCCGCCGCGGCGCGCGACGGCGTGCGCAGCTGGCACGGCGGTTCGCGCGGTGGGCCGGCCGCGGTCCGGCCCGGGCCGCCGCCCGCGTTCGTCCACCGGCCGGGCTGGGGCGCCGGGCCGGGCTGGGGCGCACCGGCCTGGCGGCCGCCGGCGCATTACCACCGGCCGTGGCCGGTGTATGGCCACCGCCCCTGGCCGGGCTACGGCTGGGTGGTGCCGGTGCTGCCGGTGGCGGCCGCCACGGTCTGGATCGGCGGCTCGCCGTACCACCGCTGGGGCGGCGGCTGGTACGCGCCGCTGCCGGGGGGCGGCTACCAGGCGGTGCCGGCGCCGCCCGGGGTGGTCGAGGCCGTGCCGCCGGGGCCGCCGGACCCTCGGGTGACGCCGCGATTCGGCCAGTCGCCGGTGCAGGCGGAGGTCGACATCCAGGACTGCAACCGGCTGGCCGCGCTGGACGCGGCGGCGCAGGCCGATGCGCAGGAGTTCCAGCGCCAGGTCGCCGCCTGCCTGGACGGCCGCGGCTACACGGTGGCGCCGGCGACCGCCGCGCCGCAGGCCGCCGCGCCCGCCGCGACGGCGCCCGTTCCACCGGCCGCGCCGTCGCCCGCGCCCTGA
- a CDS encoding RNA polymerase sigma factor FliA produces the protein MYTAKGRLDNNAMLKQYSPLVRRLAHQMIAKLPANVEIDDLIQVGMIGLNDALGRFDAAQGVQFETFATQRIRGAMLDELRGSDWMSRGSRRQQRSIEAAVHRLEQRLGRAPQESEIAKEMELSLAEYQELLGKVRGTQLVYLEDMTGDGEDDDYLDRHMTPTEEANPLGLLQDRRMREALVEAIKNLPEREQYVMSMYYEHDMNLKEIAAVLGVTESRVCQLHSQSIARLRVKLRAW, from the coding sequence ATGTACACCGCCAAAGGCCGACTGGACAACAACGCGATGCTCAAGCAGTACAGCCCGCTGGTGCGGCGGCTGGCGCATCAGATGATTGCCAAGCTGCCGGCCAACGTCGAGATCGACGACCTGATCCAGGTCGGCATGATCGGCCTCAACGACGCGCTCGGCCGCTTCGACGCCGCCCAGGGCGTGCAGTTCGAGACCTTCGCCACCCAGCGCATCCGCGGCGCCATGCTCGACGAGCTGCGCGGCAGCGACTGGATGAGCCGCGGCAGCCGCCGCCAGCAGCGCAGCATCGAGGCCGCGGTGCACCGGCTCGAGCAGCGCCTGGGCCGCGCGCCGCAGGAAAGCGAGATCGCCAAGGAGATGGAGCTGTCGCTCGCCGAGTACCAGGAGCTGCTGGGCAAGGTGCGCGGCACGCAGCTGGTCTACCTGGAGGACATGACCGGCGACGGCGAGGACGACGACTACCTCGACCGCCACATGACGCCCACCGAGGAGGCCAACCCGCTGGGCCTGCTGCAGGACCGGCGCATGCGCGAGGCGCTGGTCGAGGCGATCAAGAACCTGCCCGAGCGCGAGCAGTACGTGATGAGCATGTACTACGAGCACGACATGAACCTGAAGGAGATCGCCGCCGTGCTCGGCGTCACCGAAAGCCGGGTGTGCCAGCTGCACAGCCAGTCCATCGCCCGTCTGCGCGTCAAGCTGCGGGCCTGGTAA
- a CDS encoding ABC transporter ATP-binding protein, translating to MPAPLIRLDGVGLRHANGLQALEGVDLALARGEFVSLLGPSGCGKSTLLRLLAGLARPTSGRLHRPEAAGADDHTGVVFQEPTLMPWASVHDNVALPLKLQRWPRERIAVAVPTALAAVGLADFARALPRELSGGMKMRVSIARALVTRPTLLLLDEPFAALDEITRFRLNQDLLSLWRPDGAAEPAFTAVFVTHSVYEAVFLSRRVLVMAARPGRIVAALDIDEPHPRGPAFRRSERYARWCAEAGEALEAASAVHPNG from the coding sequence ATGCCCGCGCCCTTGATCCGCCTGGACGGCGTCGGCCTGCGCCATGCCAACGGCCTGCAGGCGCTGGAGGGCGTGGACCTCGCCCTTGCCCGCGGCGAGTTCGTGAGCCTGCTCGGGCCGTCGGGCTGCGGCAAGAGCACGCTGCTGCGGCTGCTCGCTGGGCTGGCCCGGCCGACGTCGGGCCGCCTGCACCGGCCCGAGGCCGCCGGGGCCGACGACCACACCGGCGTCGTCTTCCAGGAGCCGACGCTCATGCCCTGGGCCAGCGTGCACGACAACGTCGCCCTGCCGCTGAAGCTCCAGCGCTGGCCCCGCGAGCGCATCGCCGTCGCGGTGCCCACGGCGCTGGCCGCGGTGGGCCTGGCCGACTTCGCGCGGGCGTTGCCGCGCGAGCTGTCGGGCGGCATGAAGATGCGGGTGTCGATCGCCCGCGCGCTGGTCACCCGGCCGACGCTGCTGCTGCTCGACGAGCCCTTCGCCGCGCTGGACGAGATCACCCGCTTCCGCCTCAACCAGGACCTGCTGTCGCTGTGGCGGCCCGACGGCGCCGCCGAGCCGGCGTTCACCGCGGTCTTCGTCACCCACAGCGTGTACGAGGCGGTGTTCCTGAGCCGCCGGGTGCTGGTGATGGCGGCGCGGCCCGGCCGCATCGTCGCGGCGCTCGACATCGACGAGCCGCACCCGCGCGGCCCGGCCTTCCGCCGCAGCGAGCGTTATGCCCGCTGGTGCGCCGAGGCCGGCGAGGCGCTGGAGGCGGCCAGCGCCGTCCATCCGAATGGCTGA